TGCCCAACGCGCCAGGAACGGTTCTGTCGCTGAATCAGTTGCGTCTGCGCTACCCGGGAAGTCCGTCCTGGACGCTGGACGGATTGGATCTCAGCCTGCAATCGGGAGATCGCTTGGCACTCGTTGGTCCGTCTGGATGCGGGAAGAGCACCGTGGCAAGAGCGGCCTTGCAACTACTGCCTCCAGGGAGCTGCTGCGAAGGAGATCTCCTTCTGAATGGTCAAGATCCACGCCAACTGAGTCGGCCTGCCCTGCGCGCCCTGCGCGGGGAAGCGGTGGGCCTGGTGTTTCAAGACCCGATGACTCGGCTCAATCCATTGATGACCGTGGGCGGCCACCTCCTCGACACCTTTGCCGCTCACCGGCCAGGCATGGGGCATCACGAGCGGAAAGACCGCGCAGAAAGCTTGCTGGAACAGGTAGGCATCGGGGCCGAGCGCTTTCGGGCCTACCCCCACGAATTCAGTGGTGGCATGCGCCAGCGTTTAGCCATCGCCCTGGCCATTGCCCTGGCACCACCGCTGGTGATCGCCGACGAACCCACCACCAGCCTGGATGTGGCAGTGGCGGGGCAGGTGATGGCGGTGCTGCGCAATCTCTGCGAAGAGCTGGGCAGCGCCCTGCTGCTCATTACCCATGACTTGGCCATGGCCAACCGCTGGTGCGAAGACATGGCGGTATTGGACGGGGGCCGTCTTGTGGAACAAAACAGCAGCGATCAGGTGCTGACCCATCCCCAATCCGAGATCGCCAAGCGGCTTGTTAGCGCGGCCAGGGCCAGAGAGGGAGGCGATACGCCGGAAACACCTGACGGCACCCCCGTCCTGCAGGTGGAAGGCTTGCGCTGTTGGCACAACCTCGGCGGACCACCCTGGTCTCCCAACTGGCTGAAAGCGGTTGATGGCGTGAGCTTCAGCTTGCAATCCGGAGAATCACTGGGAGTGGTCGGCGGCTCTGGCTGCGGGAAAAGCACCCTGTGCCGAGCCTTGATGGGACTCACGCCCATTCGGGGGGGCGACGTTTGGCTGCAGAACCAGAACCTGCTGCAACTGCGCGGCAGCGCTGAACGCCAAGCACGACGCACCATTCAGATGGTGTTTCAAGACCCGCTGGCCTGTCTGAATCCAGCCCTCAGCGTTGCCGACGCCATCGCAGACCCCCTGCTGATCCATGGACTCGCCTCACGGGCAGCCGCTCGAGAACGGGCAAGGGAGCTCCTGGAGCTGGTGGGACTATCACCAGCGGATCATTTTCAAAATCGACTGCCCAAGCAACTATCTGGTGGCCAACAGCAACGCATCGCCATTGCACGCGCCCTGGCTTTAGACCCGCAGGTGCTGATCTGCGACGAAAGCGTGAGCATGCTCGATGCGGAGATCCAAGCCGAAGTCCTGGCACTGCTCAGAGGTCTGCAGCAAGACCTCGGCCTGGCGATGATTTTTGTGACCCATGACCTCTCGGTGGCGAGCGGCTTCTGCCACCGCGTGCTCGTGCTGGATCGAGGGCATGTTGTGGAAGAAGGTCCCGGAGATCGGTTGCTCCATCAACCGCAAGCAGCCATTACCCGCACCTTGGTGGAAGCCTGTCCACTGCTGCCAACCAGCACCCCATGAGCATCCAGGCTTTCGTCCATGACATCGACATCGTGGGGTGCATGTACCCCTTCACCTTCATGTTCCAGCCGCTGACCAAGGTGATTGAACTCAGAGTCTGGTGTTGATTTATGAGCAACAAAAAATGAGATCCCGCCTCGATTTACGCAGAGAGATTAAACACTTGAATCCTTGCTCCGTTAACGCAAATCACTGTTGAACAAAGCCATCCGTTTGAAGGAGAGTTATTCCGATTGAATCGGACGGGAATGGGAAGCACAACCACCCATCTCTGCCGTGAAAATATTCAGACATAGGTTCTGCTTTTACAGTCATAACTTGGTTGGAATTCAGCGCTGAGATGACATCGTCCCCCCATATCAAGGGTCATGGCATCTACAAATTCCTTGCAAATCTCCATCTCCGGTGATCGGTGGTGGGGAGGGTTCACAGCGGAAATCACACTCACCAATTCATCCACACAAGATCTTGCGAATTGGAGCTACAGCTTTGATAGCCCCCACCTCATCAACACCGCTCCTTGGGGAGCCGAGATCAGTGCTGTTCTTCTCGACAACGGCCTCACCCGCTACACCCTGACGGGACAAGACTGGGGAGAAAAGATTCCAGCCGGAGAGTCGGTCACCATTGGATTCAATGGAACCCAAGGCACGGATCTAGGCAATCAAGGGGAACTGTCTGCGGCCATGCTCTTCGGCTCAGACAGCGCGGAAGCCGTGATGTCTCAGGTGAGTGAAGAGAGCTCTGAGAGTTCTGACACGACGACTAATCCAGGGTTTGAACCAGGCATTGAGACCCCTGCGATGACGTCGCAGGTGACGTCGCCGATGGAGTCAACCATGGCGTCACCGATGTCGGAGCAGAGCGTGGGAGATCACGGGATGAACCATGGTTCCAGTTCTGGGGATTACATCGACATCAACACCTGGGGTTCCTTTCATGGCTCCAATCACAACTCCGAGCACGATGAGTTGGTGGGTGGTCGCACAGCGATCACGACAGAAGCGATGCTTGCCTACAACGGCTTGCGTGCCTTTGCGGGCCTGGATGTTGTTGAGATTGAGGAAGTTGGTGAGTGGGCATTCGCCCAGGGTCTGACGAACAACTCCGAGGCTTGGGGTGATGACACCAAAGGGGTGGGACTTTGGTTTGCCATGCAGGGAGCCAAGGTGGGCTGGATCTCCGATGCGTCCTACGACCCGCAAATTTTGGCCGACATTCAACGCACGGCTCGTTTGGGCAGCAGTGGTGAAGTGATGCAGATGATTGAGCAGTTTGGCCATGAGGGTTTTGCCGACCATCTAACAACCAATCAACTGGAAGAAAATTTCATCAATACCCTCAAAATGGAGCCACACTACGGAGGTTGGATGCATGGACGCACCCACGGCTTTCGTGACATCGAAGGCGTAGCTATTGCCCATGATATTCACCATTTAACAGTGTTGGGATGGGATCAGAATGAACCCTTTATGAATGACACCTTCGACTGGCCCCAATGGCCTGCCCTCGATGTCAGCGACAACACAGTCATCAACTATTTCCAAGGAATTGTTGCGCTGGGAGATCCACTTTCTGAGAACCTAGAAAATCTTTCTGGAAGCACACCATCGCCTGGTTCAAGCGATACAGAGCCTTCACAAAGCTCCTCACTGTCTGATCCCGGACCGTCTGATCCCATCACGGGGTCCCCCCTGGAGATTCAGGTCAGTGGTGATCTTTGGGAGGGTGGCTTCACCGCCTCGATGAATGTGACCAATCAAAGCGAGCAAACATTGGACGATTGGGGGGTCAGTTTCATCAGCACGCATCAGTTTTACGGAGAATCTTGGGGGGTTGATGTCTCTACGCAAGAGATTGGAGACGGCCTTTACAGCTACGAGCTCACAGGGGCTGATTGGGCGCAATCGCTCGCCGCTGGTCAAGCCATGACGGTGGGATTCAATGCCTTGAGCGCAGAGGACCTCAGCGGGGATGCGTCTCTGACATCCGAACTGCTGATGGCACCTGGAACGGAGCTCACGCTCCTCTAAGCACTTCGTTTCCGCAGCACGATCAACAGTTTCTCCATCACCTCTGGGAGCGGGGCCTCAAACACCATCCGCTCTTTCGTGATCGGATGGTCGAGGCCCAACTGAAAGGCATGCAGGGCTTGCCCAGGAAGCTCCATCGGCAATTTCCTGCAGCGGCTGTAGGTGATATCCCCCACCACGGGGTGATTGATATGGGCACAATGCACGCGGATTTGGTGCGTTCGTCCCGTATCGAGCTTGAAGCGCAAGAGGGAGTAATCGCCCAATCGCTCCTGGAGGGTCCAGTGCGTGCGCGCATAGCGGCCGTTTTCATCACTTACCACCGCATATTTTTTGCGATCCACAGGGTGACGGCCAATCGCACCAACGATCGTGCCCGACTCCCCTTGCGGCACCCCATGCACCACCGCCAGATACTCGCGCGAGGCAATCCTTTGTTGGATCTGAGACTGCAAACGCACCAAAGCCACCTGTGATTTGGCCACCACGATGCAGCCCGTCGTGTCTTTATCAAGGCGATGGACCACACCAGGCCTCAATTTGCCGCTGATTCCTGGTAAGTCCGGGCAGTGATGCAACAGGCCATTCACCAGGGTTCCATCCTTGTTTCCAGGGGCTGGGTGCACGGTCAAACCGGCTGGCTTGTTGATCACGATCAAGTGCTCGTCTTCAAAGAGCACATCGAGATCCATCGGCTCGGGTTTGAGGTAAGGCAGCGGTTCTGGCGGTGGCATCCAGAGCTGCACCTGGTCTCCCTCTCGCAAGGGAGTTTTGGCTTTCCCCGTCTTGCCATTCACCCGCACATATCCAGCATCAATGAACTTCTGGATCCGAGACCGGCTTTGCTCAGACCGCTGACTGACCAACCAGCGATCCAAACGCATCGGCAGCGGTTTGGGATACGTAAGCGTCAGCAGATCACCCTCACCCTCACCAAAACCATGCGTAAACACCTCCTCCGGCAAAGGGGGTCTCACACGCCCTTGGCCTTCAACGCTCAAGCCTCCTCCAGTTCCGGCAATTCCAAAGCAATCGAGCCCAACAGCGATCGCCGGAAATCATCGAGCAACCGCTGCGCCATCCGTGCCGTATCGCCGGAGGTATGGCGTTCGGCCGTTGCTGCCAACCAAAACGCTGGATCCGCGGTCTGCCCAGACACCGGTGTGCCATATCGCTGTTCAAGGACGGACAAAACCACCCCGGAAGCCTCCCGTCCCTGCGACTCGATCAACAATTTCAAGAACGCCTGAGCCACCAACTCACCGTCATAGGCCGCCTGTCCGATGTCATCACAAAGGGCCAAATGCAGCGCCGCCCGTTGATCATCCAAGCGGGGTGGCAGAACACCCGGAGCATCGAGCAAGTCCAAATCTTGGCCCAGCCGCACCCAGCGCAAGGTGCGGGTCACGCCAGCCCGACGGGCACTCGCCACCACCTTTTTCTTGACCAGACGATTGATCAAGGCCGACTTCCCCACATTGGGAAATCCCAGGGTGAGGGCGCGCACTGCCCGCGGGCGCATCCCCCGGGTCTTCCGCCGCTCATTGAGTTGATTTCCAGCTCGAATCGCCGCCTGCTGCACCAGCTTCACCCCCGTACCAGCCTTGGCATCACACCAAACCGTGCGCTGCCCCTGCGCTTTAAACCACTGATCCCAGGCCTCCCATGCCGCAGGCGTCACCATGTCGCGTCGATTAATCACCAGCAAATGCTGCTTCCCCTTCAACCAGCGGTTGAGATGGGGGTGTCCGGTGGCGAGGGGAATGCGAGCATCACGCACCTCAATCACCAAATCAACCTTGTCGAGGTTGCGCTTGAGCTGCTGTTCCGCCTTGGCGATATGCCCCGGGTACCACTGAATCGGAGGTGTGCTCACGGCACCACCAAAACCGGACAGGGGGCGAGCTGAATCACCCGCGCTGCCGTGCTGCCACTTTCGGCTTCAAGATTCACGCCGCGGGTGCCCATCACAATCACATCCACATTCAACTCGTCTGCCACGTCGCAAATCACAAACGCTGGCATCCCCTCACGCTCCACCACCTCACAGGACACCCCAACCTGCTCAAAGCGGGCTTTGGTTTCGGCCAATAGCGTTGCCACCACTGCATGGTCATGCATCTCAGGGCGCTCGGACTGAATCACAGACAACAGGATCAGCCGGCTGTCATGGCTGCGTGCCAAGTCCAGGGCTTTGCTCGCCGCTTCAACAGCCTCTCGGCTCTGATCAAGCGGAAACAACACGGTTTCAAACATTGGGCCACCTCCGTTAGTACCCCTCTTTTTCAGTGCTAGCGCGTAATCGGGTTAATCTCGCCCCGATTTCACACCTCACGACATAACCACATGGCGAAGCGTTCCCTGGCAAAACTGAATACCGGCGACTTGAGCGGCAAACGCGTTCTCGTGCGGGTCGACTTCAACGTGCCTCTGAACGACGCCGGTGCCATCACAGACGACACCCGCATTCGTGCAGCACTGCCAACCATCAACGACCTGATCAGCAAAGGCGCCAAAGTGATCCTCGCGGCACACTTCGGCCGCCCCAAGGGTCAGGTCAACGACAAGATGCGCCTCACCCCAGTCGCTGCACGGCTTAGTGAGCTGCTCAGCAAGCCTGTTACAAAGACCGACAGCTGCATCGGACCCGATGCCGAAGCCAAAGTGAATGCCATGGCCAACGGTGACGTGGTGTTGCTCGAGAACGTGCGCTTCTTTGCTGAAGAAGAAAAGAATGACGCCAACTTCGCCAAACAGCTTGCTGGACTGGCTGATGTCTACGTCAATGATGCCTTCGGTGCCGCCCACCGTGCCCACGCCTCCACCGAAGGCGTGACCAAGTTCCTCAAGCCCTCCGTGGCTGGCTTCTTGATGGAGAAGGAACTTCAGTATCTCCAGGGCGCCGTGGATGAGCCCAAGCGTCCTTTGGCGGCCATCGTTGGTGGCTCCAAGGTGAGCAGCAAGATCGGCGTCCTCGAAGCCTTGATCGACAAGTGCGACAAGGTGCTGATCGGCGGCGGCATGATTTTCACCTTCTACAAAGCACGCGGTCTGGCCGTCGGCAAGAGCCTCGTGGAAGAAGACAAGTTGGAACTGGCCAAGGAATTGGAAGCCAAAGCCAAGGCCAAAGGCGTTGAGCTGCTGCTCCCTACCGATGTCTTGCTCGCCGACAACTTCGCTCCTGATGCCAACAGCCAGGTGGCAGACGTGACTGCGATTCCCGACGGCTGGATGGGACTCGACATCGGCCCTGATGCCATCAAGGTGTTCCAAGCAGCCTTGGCTGATTGCA
This region of Synechococcus sp. WH 8016 genomic DNA includes:
- a CDS encoding universal stress protein, with protein sequence MFETVLFPLDQSREAVEAASKALDLARSHDSRLILLSVIQSERPEMHDHAVVATLLAETKARFEQVGVSCEVVEREGMPAFVICDVADELNVDVIVMGTRGVNLEAESGSTAARVIQLAPCPVLVVP
- the pgk gene encoding phosphoglycerate kinase, encoding MAKRSLAKLNTGDLSGKRVLVRVDFNVPLNDAGAITDDTRIRAALPTINDLISKGAKVILAAHFGRPKGQVNDKMRLTPVAARLSELLSKPVTKTDSCIGPDAEAKVNAMANGDVVLLENVRFFAEEEKNDANFAKQLAGLADVYVNDAFGAAHRAHASTEGVTKFLKPSVAGFLMEKELQYLQGAVDEPKRPLAAIVGGSKVSSKIGVLEALIDKCDKVLIGGGMIFTFYKARGLAVGKSLVEEDKLELAKELEAKAKAKGVELLLPTDVLLADNFAPDANSQVADVTAIPDGWMGLDIGPDAIKVFQAALADCKTVIWNGPMGVFEFDKFAAGTNAIATTLAELGGTGCCTIIGGGDSVAAVEKAGLAEKMSHISTGGGASLELLEGKVLPGVAALDDAA
- a CDS encoding RluA family pseudouridine synthase gives rise to the protein MSVEGQGRVRPPLPEEVFTHGFGEGEGDLLTLTYPKPLPMRLDRWLVSQRSEQSRSRIQKFIDAGYVRVNGKTGKAKTPLREGDQVQLWMPPPEPLPYLKPEPMDLDVLFEDEHLIVINKPAGLTVHPAPGNKDGTLVNGLLHHCPDLPGISGKLRPGVVHRLDKDTTGCIVVAKSQVALVRLQSQIQQRIASREYLAVVHGVPQGESGTIVGAIGRHPVDRKKYAVVSDENGRYARTHWTLQERLGDYSLLRFKLDTGRTHQIRVHCAHINHPVVGDITYSRCRKLPMELPGQALHAFQLGLDHPITKERMVFEAPLPEVMEKLLIVLRKRSA
- the ylqF gene encoding ribosome biogenesis GTPase YlqF, translated to MSTPPIQWYPGHIAKAEQQLKRNLDKVDLVIEVRDARIPLATGHPHLNRWLKGKQHLLVINRRDMVTPAAWEAWDQWFKAQGQRTVWCDAKAGTGVKLVQQAAIRAGNQLNERRKTRGMRPRAVRALTLGFPNVGKSALINRLVKKKVVASARRAGVTRTLRWVRLGQDLDLLDAPGVLPPRLDDQRAALHLALCDDIGQAAYDGELVAQAFLKLLIESQGREASGVVLSVLEQRYGTPVSGQTADPAFWLAATAERHTSGDTARMAQRLLDDFRRSLLGSIALELPELEEA
- a CDS encoding cellulose binding domain-containing protein, which translates into the protein MASTNSLQISISGDRWWGGFTAEITLTNSSTQDLANWSYSFDSPHLINTAPWGAEISAVLLDNGLTRYTLTGQDWGEKIPAGESVTIGFNGTQGTDLGNQGELSAAMLFGSDSAEAVMSQVSEESSESSDTTTNPGFEPGIETPAMTSQVTSPMESTMASPMSEQSVGDHGMNHGSSSGDYIDINTWGSFHGSNHNSEHDELVGGRTAITTEAMLAYNGLRAFAGLDVVEIEEVGEWAFAQGLTNNSEAWGDDTKGVGLWFAMQGAKVGWISDASYDPQILADIQRTARLGSSGEVMQMIEQFGHEGFADHLTTNQLEENFINTLKMEPHYGGWMHGRTHGFRDIEGVAIAHDIHHLTVLGWDQNEPFMNDTFDWPQWPALDVSDNTVINYFQGIVALGDPLSENLENLSGSTPSPGSSDTEPSQSSSLSDPGPSDPITGSPLEIQVSGDLWEGGFTASMNVTNQSEQTLDDWGVSFISTHQFYGESWGVDVSTQEIGDGLYSYELTGADWAQSLAAGQAMTVGFNALSAEDLSGDASLTSELLMAPGTELTLL
- a CDS encoding ABC transporter ATP-binding protein, with the translated sequence MPNAPGTVLSLNQLRLRYPGSPSWTLDGLDLSLQSGDRLALVGPSGCGKSTVARAALQLLPPGSCCEGDLLLNGQDPRQLSRPALRALRGEAVGLVFQDPMTRLNPLMTVGGHLLDTFAAHRPGMGHHERKDRAESLLEQVGIGAERFRAYPHEFSGGMRQRLAIALAIALAPPLVIADEPTTSLDVAVAGQVMAVLRNLCEELGSALLLITHDLAMANRWCEDMAVLDGGRLVEQNSSDQVLTHPQSEIAKRLVSAARAREGGDTPETPDGTPVLQVEGLRCWHNLGGPPWSPNWLKAVDGVSFSLQSGESLGVVGGSGCGKSTLCRALMGLTPIRGGDVWLQNQNLLQLRGSAERQARRTIQMVFQDPLACLNPALSVADAIADPLLIHGLASRAAARERARELLELVGLSPADHFQNRLPKQLSGGQQQRIAIARALALDPQVLICDESVSMLDAEIQAEVLALLRGLQQDLGLAMIFVTHDLSVASGFCHRVLVLDRGHVVEEGPGDRLLHQPQAAITRTLVEACPLLPTSTP